The following proteins are encoded in a genomic region of Chloracidobacterium sp.:
- a CDS encoding NTP transferase domain-containing protein: MKGVVLAGGLGTRLSPLTRITNKHLLPVFNEPMIYYPIKTLINAGIEDIMIVTGGNSAGDFLRLLRNGKDFGLKDLNYTYQDGEGGIADALSLVEHFADNGPVCVVLGDNIIEKNIRAAADAYREQGGGAKILLKKVPDPQRFGVPELDGSRVVRIDEKPSEPRSDFAVIGVYFYDASVFDIIKTLKPSGRGELEITDVNNHYIERGEMTWDELDGWWTDAGTFDSLLLASKLVAKDGANKL; the protein is encoded by the coding sequence ATGAAAGGAGTAGTACTTGCGGGCGGGCTTGGCACGCGTTTGAGCCCGCTGACACGCATCACGAACAAGCACCTTCTGCCGGTCTTTAACGAGCCGATGATCTACTATCCGATCAAGACGCTCATTAACGCCGGCATCGAGGACATAATGATCGTTACGGGCGGCAACTCGGCGGGCGACTTTCTGCGGCTGCTGCGCAACGGCAAGGACTTTGGCCTTAAGGATCTTAATTACACCTATCAGGACGGTGAAGGCGGCATTGCCGATGCGTTGTCGCTCGTCGAGCACTTCGCCGACAACGGGCCTGTATGCGTCGTGCTGGGCGACAATATTATCGAGAAGAATATTCGCGCCGCTGCCGATGCCTATCGCGAGCAGGGCGGCGGAGCAAAGATCTTGCTAAAGAAAGTGCCCGACCCGCAGCGGTTCGGCGTGCCGGAACTGGATGGGTCGCGCGTCGTTCGGATCGACGAAAAACCGAGCGAGCCGAGATCGGACTTCGCGGTGATAGGCGTCTATTTTTACGACGCTTCGGTGTTCGATATCATCAAAACGCTGAAACCTTCGGGGCGCGGCGAACTAGAGATAACTGACGTAAATAATCACTACATCGAACGCGGCGAAATGACATGGGACGAGCTCGACGGCTGGTGGACCGATGCCGGCACATTCGACAGCCTCCTGCTCGCATCAAAACTCGTCGCCAAAGACGGCGCGAACAAGCTGTAA
- a CDS encoding DinB family protein, whose protein sequence is MTLKQLIERQIEFNEWANRRYVEWLSALPGEVLTREFESSFPTIIATVKHILEAQAFWSSVLTGSGGFERMGGDLTAEQIFDELVENSRLLVEYCHSATEEDLTKTVKIDNQWIKCGFEKAEYVQQFVAHAAYHRGQIVTMTRAFGISGAPSADFIVFLLSSGV, encoded by the coding sequence ATGACCCTAAAACAGCTAATAGAGAGGCAGATCGAGTTCAACGAGTGGGCAAATCGGCGATATGTCGAATGGCTTTCGGCGTTGCCCGGCGAGGTGTTGACGCGTGAGTTCGAGTCGAGCTTTCCGACGATCATTGCGACGGTAAAGCACATTTTGGAAGCGCAGGCGTTCTGGTCGAGCGTGTTGACGGGATCGGGCGGCTTTGAGCGAATGGGCGGCGATCTTACGGCAGAGCAGATCTTCGACGAGCTTGTTGAGAATTCGCGGCTGCTCGTCGAATACTGTCATTCGGCGACCGAAGAAGATCTCACGAAGACGGTCAAGATCGACAATCAATGGATCAAATGCGGGTTCGAAAAGGCCGAATATGTGCAGCAGTTCGTCGCTCACGCCGCATATCATCGCGGCCAGATCGTGACGATGACGCGTGCATTTGGCATCTCAGGCGCGCCGTCCGCAGACTTCATCGTCTTTTTACTGTCGAGCGGCGTTTAG
- a CDS encoding winged helix-turn-helix transcriptional regulator, whose product MGAAKTEHFSKRQNDIATLAKALGHPARVAIVEYLLDVDQCICGDIVDHLPLAQATVSQHLKALKEAGVIRGSIEGNAICYCLDERTIAKLRGFLEGVSKALRKKCC is encoded by the coding sequence ATGGGTGCAGCAAAAACCGAACATTTTTCAAAGCGGCAGAATGACATTGCGACACTCGCAAAGGCGCTCGGCCATCCGGCTCGAGTCGCTATCGTCGAGTATCTGCTCGACGTCGATCAGTGCATCTGCGGCGATATCGTCGATCATCTGCCGCTTGCGCAGGCGACCGTCTCACAGCATTTGAAGGCTCTGAAAGAAGCCGGCGTGATACGCGGTTCGATCGAGGGAAACGCTATCTGCTACTGCCTTGACGAGCGGACGATCGCGAAGCTGCGAGGCTTTTTGGAGGGGGTCAGCAAGGCACTTAGGAAGAAATGTTGTTAG
- the bla gene encoding class A beta-lactamase, subclass A2: protein MKRALYIFAILILLAAEQIFAQTKAELKQQIKQIVAGKNATVGVSIVGPDGEERVSLNGGKRFPMQSVFKFHIGVFMLSEIDKGKFSLDQKIEIKKENLLPGLYSPIREKYPEGVTLTIGEILEYTVSQSDNVGCDVLLRLLGGPQAVEKFFMKNGFKNVSIKINEEVMQNDWDRQFENWTTPKAATKALEAFYFNRTGLLSQKSYDFIWRVMRETSTGKNRLKGQLPAGTVVAHKTGWSGTNKTTGITAAVNDIGVVFLPNGEHFFISVFVTDSRENDDANEKIIADIAKAAWDHFSPATK, encoded by the coding sequence ATGAAAAGAGCTTTATACATTTTTGCCATACTCATTCTATTGGCCGCTGAGCAAATTTTCGCTCAGACCAAGGCTGAACTGAAACAGCAGATCAAGCAGATCGTTGCGGGGAAGAATGCGACCGTCGGGGTTTCGATCGTAGGTCCCGACGGAGAGGAAAGGGTTTCGCTGAACGGCGGGAAGCGTTTCCCGATGCAGAGCGTTTTTAAGTTTCACATCGGCGTGTTTATGCTGTCCGAGATCGATAAGGGAAAGTTCTCGCTCGATCAGAAGATCGAGATCAAGAAAGAGAACCTTCTGCCCGGGCTTTACTCACCGATCAGAGAAAAGTATCCCGAAGGCGTAACGCTGACGATCGGCGAGATATTGGAATACACCGTCTCGCAGAGCGATAACGTCGGTTGCGACGTTCTGCTAAGGCTTCTCGGCGGGCCGCAGGCGGTTGAAAAATTCTTTATGAAAAATGGCTTCAAGAACGTTTCGATAAAGATCAACGAAGAAGTGATGCAGAACGATTGGGACCGGCAGTTCGAGAATTGGACAACCCCGAAAGCCGCCACAAAGGCCCTAGAAGCATTCTATTTCAACCGGACGGGTCTGCTTTCGCAAAAGAGTTACGACTTTATTTGGCGCGTAATGCGCGAGACCTCGACGGGCAAAAACAGATTGAAAGGACAGTTGCCGGCCGGAACTGTCGTCGCACACAAGACAGGCTGGTCGGGGACGAACAAAACCACCGGAATAACCGCCGCCGTCAATGACATCGGTGTCGTCTTTTTGCCAAACGGTGAACACTTTTTTATCAGCGTTTTCGTTACCGATTCGCGCGAAAACGATGATGCGAACGAAAAGATAATTGCCGACATCGCCAAAGCCGCATGGGATCATTTCTCGCCCGCAACGAAGTAG
- the asnB gene encoding asparagine synthase (glutamine-hydrolyzing): MCGIVGFVNREAAARREVVEAMNERIIHRGPDDDGFYVNGSVALAMRRLSIIDLAGGKQPISNKDKTKWIVFNGEIYNYRELRKEMEERGHRFETHSDTEVIVKLYDELGPDSLQQLRGMFAIAIWDENDRSLFLARDRVGKKPLLYSHQPDGSLIFGSEFRALLKHPSVSREVDNDAIDSYMSFMCIPAPQTAFKSIRKLEPGHWMRWKDGRIETHRYWLPDFTKKIKISERDAMDETIRIIREAVKLRMISDVPLGAFLSGGVDSSTVVAIMAEESSVPVKTFSIGFEDEDFSELKYAKRVAEHVGAEYNEFIVRPDAAAVIPLLVDHYGEPYADSSALPSYYVSRETRRHVTVALNGDGGDESFAGYDRYMAMQLAELYRRVPLRKLLFEPLVNALPSSEEKKTLIRDAQRFLVSANLGRAERYFHWMSVFKQRVKDRLYTADFKQQVAANRPRHFLDQWYEKAGGAGLLDSTLLTDQMTYLPNDLLVKVDIVSMANSLEGRSPLLDHKLIEFAASLPEHLKVNKFRTKYLLKKIAARFVPREVVYRRKMGFGVPIGRWFRKDLKDMAYSTLLSDKATGRGIFERAEVKRMLDRHVSFEEDASHQIWTLLMLEMWFRRFIDKD; encoded by the coding sequence ATGTGCGGGATAGTCGGGTTTGTAAATAGGGAAGCGGCGGCGCGGCGTGAAGTTGTCGAGGCGATGAATGAGCGCATCATCCATCGCGGGCCTGACGACGACGGCTTTTACGTGAATGGCAGTGTTGCTCTCGCGATGCGGCGATTGTCGATCATAGACCTAGCGGGCGGCAAACAGCCGATATCGAACAAGGACAAGACAAAATGGATCGTCTTTAACGGCGAAATATACAATTACCGCGAGCTTCGCAAAGAGATGGAGGAACGCGGCCACCGTTTTGAAACGCATTCCGACACCGAGGTGATCGTAAAGCTCTACGACGAGCTTGGCCCCGACAGCCTTCAGCAGCTGCGCGGTATGTTCGCCATCGCGATATGGGATGAAAATGACCGCTCGCTCTTTCTCGCACGCGACCGCGTCGGCAAGAAGCCGCTGCTTTACTCGCATCAGCCCGACGGCAGCCTGATCTTCGGCTCAGAGTTCCGGGCGTTGCTAAAGCATCCTTCGGTTTCGCGTGAGGTCGATAACGACGCGATCGACAGCTATATGTCGTTCATGTGCATACCGGCGCCGCAGACGGCGTTCAAGTCGATACGCAAGCTCGAGCCGGGGCATTGGATGCGTTGGAAGGACGGCCGCATCGAGACGCACCGCTATTGGCTGCCCGACTTTACAAAAAAGATAAAGATCAGCGAACGCGACGCGATGGATGAGACGATACGGATCATTCGCGAGGCCGTAAAGCTGCGTATGATCTCGGACGTGCCGCTTGGCGCGTTCCTTTCCGGCGGCGTCGATTCCTCGACCGTCGTGGCGATCATGGCCGAGGAGAGTTCGGTGCCGGTCAAGACGTTCTCGATCGGCTTTGAGGACGAGGATTTCAGCGAGCTAAAGTACGCAAAGCGTGTCGCCGAGCATGTCGGTGCCGAGTACAATGAGTTCATCGTGCGGCCCGACGCGGCGGCGGTAATACCGCTCTTGGTCGATCATTACGGCGAGCCGTATGCCGACTCATCCGCGCTGCCGAGCTATTACGTTTCGCGTGAGACGCGCCGGCATGTAACGGTCGCGCTGAACGGCGACGGCGGCGATGAGAGCTTTGCGGGCTACGATCGGTATATGGCCATGCAGCTCGCCGAGCTTTATCGGCGCGTGCCGCTCAGGAAACTGTTGTTCGAGCCGCTGGTGAACGCACTTCCGTCGTCCGAAGAAAAGAAAACGCTCATCCGCGATGCGCAGCGATTCTTGGTCTCGGCAAATCTTGGCCGTGCCGAACGTTATTTTCATTGGATGTCGGTATTCAAACAGCGGGTCAAGGATCGGCTTTACACTGCGGATTTCAAGCAACAGGTCGCCGCTAACAGGCCGCGGCATTTCCTAGATCAATGGTACGAAAAGGCAGGCGGTGCAGGACTTCTTGATTCGACGCTTTTGACCGACCAGATGACGTATCTGCCGAACGATCTTCTGGTCAAGGTCGATATTGTTTCGATGGCGAATTCGCTCGAGGGGCGTTCGCCGCTGCTCGATCACAAGCTTATCGAGTTTGCGGCAAGCCTGCCCGAGCATTTGAAGGTCAACAAATTCCGCACCAAATATCTATTGAAAAAGATCGCGGCACGTTTTGTCCCGAGGGAGGTCGTTTACCGGCGGAAGATGGGCTTTGGCGTCCCGATCGGCCGTTGGTTTCGCAAGGACCTCAAGGATATGGCATATTCGACTCTGCTGAGCGACAAGGCTACCGGACGCGGCATCTTTGAGCGCGCCGAGGTCAAGCGGATGCTCGATCGGCACGTCTCTTTCGAAGAGGATGCATCACATCAGATCTGGACGCTGCTTATGCTCGAAATGTGGTTCCGGAGATTTATAGACAAGGATTAA
- a CDS encoding NAD-dependent epimerase/dehydratase family protein produces the protein MTRDHILVTGGAGFIGSHLVDALVERGHRVRIFDSLVPQVHGDAVPEHLNKDAEFIRGDVCDAEAVRRALDGIDVVYHQAAEVGVGQSMYEIVRYVKANDLGTAVLLEEIVKRKGQFRKIIVASSMSIYGEGAYRNSRTGEAAYPQLRGDAQLASHDWELRDGGDVLEPVGTAESKPLFPTSVYAVSKQDQEQYCLAVGRAYKIPTVAFRYFNVYGTRQALSNPYTGVCAIFSSRLMNGQRPVIFEDGGQTRDFVHVSDIVRANLLALETDRGDYEAINVGTGRATSVADIARLLAKGLGKDIEPEIVGKYREGDIRHCVADIAKARTLLGYEPNVTLEAGLAELLEWVAGQRPDDRVDAATAELASLGLVK, from the coding sequence ATGACTAGAGATCATATTTTGGTTACCGGCGGGGCCGGTTTTATCGGGTCGCATCTTGTTGATGCGTTGGTCGAGCGCGGGCATCGCGTGCGGATATTCGATTCGCTCGTACCGCAGGTGCATGGCGACGCCGTGCCGGAGCATCTGAACAAGGACGCTGAGTTCATACGCGGCGACGTGTGCGATGCTGAGGCGGTTAGGCGAGCGTTGGACGGCATTGATGTCGTGTATCATCAGGCGGCGGAGGTCGGCGTCGGCCAATCGATGTATGAGATCGTTCGTTATGTAAAGGCGAACGACCTCGGCACGGCGGTGCTCCTCGAAGAGATAGTAAAGCGGAAGGGGCAGTTCAGGAAGATCATTGTCGCATCTTCGATGTCGATCTACGGCGAGGGTGCGTACCGCAATTCGCGTACGGGCGAGGCGGCGTATCCGCAGCTTCGCGGCGATGCACAGCTTGCATCGCATGACTGGGAGCTGCGCGACGGCGGCGATGTGCTTGAACCCGTCGGGACGGCCGAGTCGAAACCGCTTTTCCCGACATCGGTTTATGCGGTGTCAAAGCAGGATCAGGAGCAGTATTGCCTGGCGGTAGGGCGTGCTTACAAGATACCGACGGTCGCGTTCCGCTACTTTAACGTTTACGGCACGCGGCAGGCATTGTCGAACCCATACACCGGAGTTTGTGCTATCTTTTCTTCGAGGCTGATGAACGGCCAGCGTCCGGTAATATTTGAGGACGGCGGGCAGACACGCGACTTCGTGCATGTGAGCGACATCGTTCGGGCAAATCTGCTCGCACTCGAAACCGATCGCGGCGATTATGAAGCAATAAATGTCGGCACCGGCCGCGCAACTTCGGTAGCCGATATCGCAAGGCTTCTGGCAAAGGGCCTCGGCAAGGATATCGAGCCGGAGATCGTCGGCAAATACCGCGAGGGCGACATACGCCATTGCGTCGCCGATATCGCAAAGGCACGCACGCTGCTCGGCTACGAGCCGAATGTTACTCTCGAAGCCGGACTTGCGGAACTGCTCGAGTGGGTCGCCGGACAAAGGCCTGACGACCGCGTGGATGCCGCAACCGCCGAACTCGCATCGCTCGGGCTGGTAAAGTGA
- a CDS encoding glycosyltransferase family 39 protein: MNRLIAVACFAMGVAYCFLAMPDGALAAIAAAAGAVCVIAVINRVDLDTRFLINLFLLALLARLALAAVIYNFELFDFFGPDARGYENIGLLIAKVWNGTGNSTDPTVIDAMRLNGAGWGMNYFSAILYWLTGSNLFIGQAVSSVLGAATVPLSYYCTWQIYGNKRASRIAAALIAFFPSFIIWSAQFLKDAPILFFLVLAMTLVLTLQKKLSFWGVAVLILSLVAILSLRFYIFYLVTAAVGVGFFVGTVSKRGALTRRLVIVSVLVGALASLGLIRIASADLLRFGSLERIEVSRKYAASVAGSGYETRGVNSASLSGVISILPVGLAYLFLAPFPWEVTNFRQAATLPEMVVWWAMLPLVVIGLLYTIRHRFRAAIPIFVFSLILTVLYALYQGNVGTAYRQRTQIQVFLMYFVAVGVVLQMEKRDDRKLVERRYRSQQILSRHGEIER, translated from the coding sequence ATGAATAGACTTATCGCCGTTGCATGTTTTGCCATGGGTGTCGCCTATTGTTTTTTGGCGATGCCGGACGGCGCTCTTGCGGCGATTGCCGCTGCGGCGGGTGCGGTATGCGTAATTGCCGTTATAAACCGCGTCGATCTCGACACCAGGTTCCTCATCAACCTTTTCCTGTTAGCATTGCTGGCGCGGCTTGCACTTGCCGCGGTCATTTATAACTTTGAGTTGTTCGATTTTTTCGGGCCGGATGCACGCGGCTACGAGAATATCGGTCTGCTCATCGCCAAAGTTTGGAACGGCACGGGAAACAGCACCGATCCGACGGTGATCGATGCGATGAGGCTGAATGGCGCGGGCTGGGGTATGAACTATTTCTCAGCGATACTATATTGGCTGACAGGAAGCAACCTTTTTATCGGGCAGGCTGTGTCCTCTGTTCTGGGGGCGGCAACCGTGCCGCTGTCGTACTATTGCACATGGCAGATCTATGGAAATAAGCGTGCGTCAAGGATAGCGGCAGCTCTGATAGCCTTTTTCCCATCTTTTATTATTTGGTCGGCACAGTTCCTGAAGGATGCCCCGATACTGTTCTTTCTCGTGCTGGCGATGACGCTGGTTTTGACGCTTCAAAAGAAGCTGTCCTTTTGGGGTGTCGCAGTGCTTATCTTGTCCTTGGTAGCGATCCTATCGCTCCGGTTCTACATATTCTATCTTGTCACAGCCGCGGTCGGGGTTGGCTTCTTTGTCGGAACCGTCTCAAAGCGCGGTGCATTAACTCGAAGACTCGTGATCGTTAGCGTTCTCGTTGGTGCTCTGGCGTCTCTCGGGTTGATCCGGATCGCATCGGCTGACCTATTGCGTTTCGGGTCGCTGGAAAGGATCGAAGTGAGCCGTAAGTACGCCGCAAGTGTTGCCGGTTCCGGTTATGAGACTAGAGGTGTGAATTCCGCATCGCTTAGTGGCGTGATCTCAATATTACCGGTAGGGCTTGCGTATCTTTTCTTAGCACCATTTCCATGGGAGGTAACCAATTTTCGACAGGCTGCAACCCTTCCCGAAATGGTCGTCTGGTGGGCAATGCTGCCGCTTGTGGTAATAGGCCTCCTCTATACTATCCGGCACCGTTTTCGCGCGGCGATCCCGATATTCGTCTTTTCACTGATACTTACGGTGCTTTATGCTCTGTATCAAGGAAATGTAGGCACCGCTTACCGCCAGCGGACGCAGATACAGGTATTCTTGATGTATTTCGTAGCGGTCGGTGTTGTGCTTCAGATGGAAAAACGCGATGATCGAAAGCTTGTCGAACGGCGATATCGCTCACAGCAAATACTGTCGCGCCATGGAGAAATTGAAAGATAG
- the moaA gene encoding GTP 3',8-cyclase MoaA, whose translation MALRDSYGRTIRSLRLSLTDRCNFRCFYCLPNGEPSLAHKDKILSIEELAQAAEIFVSLGIEKIRLTGGEPLLRRGITSLVASLAALKPDLKDIALTTNGYELPRHVDALKAAGLDRITISLDSLDPKRFTEITGVDALDKVLNSIDVARDAGFETIKLNAVVVRGRNEDEVVDMARFAREKGISFRFIEYMPLDSGREWDRTMVVSGREIHDAIDAVFPLELTKARGRSTAWNYRFADGAAGEIGIIAPVTDSFCGACSRIRLTADGQIRTCLFSTVEHDLRGAIRSGADREEIAKFIRGVVHQKEERHLIDEEEFVQPARSMSFIGG comes from the coding sequence ATGGCGTTGCGTGATTCATACGGCAGGACGATACGCAGTTTACGGCTGTCACTCACCGACCGCTGCAACTTCCGTTGTTTCTATTGCCTGCCGAACGGCGAACCCTCACTGGCACACAAGGACAAGATTCTAAGCATCGAGGAGTTGGCACAGGCGGCCGAGATATTCGTCTCGCTCGGTATTGAGAAGATACGTCTCACCGGCGGCGAACCGCTTCTGCGTCGCGGCATTACGTCGCTCGTGGCAAGCCTTGCGGCGCTAAAGCCTGACCTGAAGGACATTGCACTTACGACGAACGGATACGAACTGCCGCGTCATGTCGATGCCCTAAAGGCTGCGGGGCTTGACCGCATTACGATCAGCCTCGACAGCCTCGACCCGAAGCGTTTCACCGAGATCACGGGCGTTGACGCACTCGATAAGGTGCTTAATTCGATAGATGTCGCACGAGATGCCGGCTTTGAGACGATAAAGCTGAATGCCGTAGTTGTTCGAGGGCGTAATGAGGACGAAGTTGTTGATATGGCGCGTTTTGCACGCGAAAAGGGCATCAGCTTCCGCTTTATCGAATATATGCCGCTCGATTCAGGCCGGGAATGGGACCGCACGATGGTCGTGTCGGGCCGCGAGATACACGATGCGATCGATGCCGTATTCCCGCTCGAACTGACAAAGGCCCGAGGCCGAAGCACGGCGTGGAATTACCGCTTTGCGGATGGTGCCGCAGGCGAGATCGGCATCATTGCACCCGTTACCGATTCGTTTTGCGGGGCGTGTTCACGGATACGGCTGACTGCGGACGGCCAGATCAGAACCTGCCTCTTTTCGACCGTCGAACACGATCTGCGCGGCGCTATCCGCAGCGGTGCGGATCGTGAAGAAATCGCAAAATTCATACGCGGCGTCGTTCACCAAAAAGAAGAACGCCACCTGATCGACGAAGAAGAGTTCGTGCAGCCCGCACGCTCAATGAGCTTTATCGGCGGCTGA
- the queG gene encoding tRNA epoxyqueuosine(34) reductase QueG, whose amino-acid sequence MTLDAAAIRAWAAELGFADAGFAPAERLDGEGRHFKEWLAKGFQADMAWMERDVEKRIDAGQFLERARTVISLICNYYTAYRHTGEAGKISRYAWGDDYHDIVKENLRLLAARIAEAVPDVNTRICSDTSAFMDKAWAVRAGLGWQGKHSNLITRAIGSWVFIGAIVTDLEIKSDRPIVEDHCGTCRACLDACPTGAIVEPYVVDAAKCLSYATIELRDETLPSGIADHMEGWLYGCDICQDVCPWNRFERPAAEVRFEPRNGETAIAPERILEMDHEAYVVRFRRSAIKRAKLPGLKRNAEALQRRRTD is encoded by the coding sequence ATGACACTCGATGCAGCAGCCATCAGGGCATGGGCCGCCGAACTCGGCTTCGCGGATGCCGGCTTCGCACCGGCCGAACGGCTTGACGGCGAAGGCCGGCATTTTAAGGAGTGGCTGGCAAAGGGCTTTCAGGCGGACATGGCGTGGATGGAGCGTGATGTCGAGAAACGCATCGACGCGGGCCAATTCCTCGAACGAGCCCGAACTGTCATTTCGCTGATCTGCAACTACTACACCGCGTATCGGCATACGGGCGAGGCCGGCAAGATATCGCGCTATGCGTGGGGCGACGACTATCACGACATCGTAAAAGAGAATCTGCGGCTCCTTGCCGCACGCATCGCCGAGGCCGTGCCGGACGTCAATACACGTATCTGTTCGGATACTTCGGCATTTATGGACAAAGCGTGGGCCGTGCGTGCGGGGCTCGGCTGGCAAGGAAAGCACTCGAATTTGATAACGCGGGCCATCGGCTCGTGGGTTTTCATAGGCGCGATCGTTACCGACCTTGAAATAAAGAGCGACAGGCCGATCGTCGAGGATCATTGCGGCACCTGCCGCGCGTGTCTCGATGCGTGCCCGACCGGCGCGATCGTTGAGCCGTATGTTGTAGATGCCGCCAAATGCCTGTCATACGCGACCATCGAGTTGCGTGATGAGACGCTGCCAAGCGGCATTGCCGATCACATGGAAGGCTGGCTTTACGGCTGCGATATCTGCCAGGACGTTTGCCCTTGGAACCGCTTTGAGCGGCCGGCCGCCGAGGTGCGTTTCGAACCGCGGAACGGCGAAACCGCGATCGCACCCGAACGGATACTTGAAATGGATCACGAAGCGTACGTCGTGCGCTTTCGCCGCTCGGCGATAAAACGTGCAAAGCTGCCGGGACTGAAACGCAATGCCGAGGCACTTCAACGCCGCCGTACTGATTGA
- a CDS encoding arsenite methyltransferase, giving the protein MKNAQEIKDAVKEKYGEIALQSKDVNQASCCGAGSCSTEVYNIMTDDYSALAGYAPDADLGLGCGLPTQFAEIKKGDTVIDLGSGAGNDCFIARHEAGEDGRVIGIDMTPAMIEKARANAEKLGYSNVEFRLGDLEKMPVSDDMADVIVSNCVLNLVPDKHTVFKEIFRVLKPGGHFSISDIVLVGDLPESLRESAEMYAGCVAGAMQKDEYLEAISAAGFSGVTIQKERAIEIPDDILEKYLSAEALADLKKGTVGIVSITVYGEKARTCCVAEACC; this is encoded by the coding sequence ATGAAAAACGCACAGGAAATAAAGGACGCCGTAAAGGAGAAATACGGCGAGATCGCATTGCAGTCGAAGGACGTAAATCAAGCATCGTGCTGCGGTGCCGGCAGTTGTTCGACCGAGGTTTACAACATAATGACGGACGATTACAGCGCACTTGCAGGCTACGCTCCCGACGCCGATCTCGGCCTCGGATGCGGGCTTCCGACGCAATTTGCCGAGATCAAGAAGGGCGACACGGTGATCGACCTGGGGAGCGGTGCGGGGAATGATTGCTTCATTGCTCGGCACGAAGCGGGCGAGGATGGCCGCGTCATCGGCATCGATATGACGCCCGCGATGATCGAAAAAGCTCGTGCGAACGCTGAAAAGCTAGGCTATTCGAATGTCGAATTCCGTCTTGGCGACCTCGAGAAGATGCCTGTCTCGGACGACATGGCCGACGTCATCGTCAGCAACTGCGTTCTGAATCTCGTGCCGGACAAGCACACGGTCTTCAAGGAGATCTTTCGCGTGCTGAAACCGGGCGGGCACTTCAGCATCTCGGACATCGTTCTAGTCGGCGACCTTCCGGAAAGCCTGCGTGAAAGTGCCGAGATGTACGCGGGATGCGTCGCCGGTGCGATGCAGAAGGATGAGTATCTTGAGGCGATCTCGGCCGCAGGCTTCTCGGGAGTGACGATCCAGAAAGAACGCGCGATCGAGATACCCGACGACATTCTCGAAAAGTACCTTTCCGCCGAAGCCCTCGCCGATCTGAAAAAGGGAACCGTCGGCATCGTCAGCATCACGGTCTATGGCGAAAAGGCCCGCACCTGTTGCGTCGCCGAAGCCTGCTGTTAG